One Lentibacillus cibarius DNA window includes the following coding sequences:
- a CDS encoding NAD(P)/FAD-dependent oxidoreductase, translated as MSKPKIVVLGAGYAGMMTTKRLTQKLRPEEAELVLVNKHNYHYQTTWLHQVAAGTVNQNQARMMISDVINPNRVNLIYDEVVEVKKEENRVVLKNSEITYDYLVISLGFETNTFGIKGMEKNAFSITDIESSRMIREHIEYQFAKYSTAEKPNEDDLAILVGGGGFTGIEFVGELAEKVPELCKKYDIDRSKVRIINVEAAPRIMPGFDDELVAYAKRSLEDRGVEFREGAKINECKKNSFVIGDDNEEIKAGTIVWTGGVTGSSILSKSGFEITKGKVTVDGDMRAPGEENIFILGDCAWVMNEAEGKPFPPTAQAAMQHAETCSDNLKALLHHEPMKKFVFDDKGTVASLGETDAMGTVFNDNKLYGKPAVSMKKVVDNRYLFLLGGPKLILKKGKLRML; from the coding sequence ATGAGTAAACCAAAGATAGTTGTTCTCGGCGCCGGGTATGCCGGAATGATGACAACGAAGCGACTAACGCAGAAGCTGCGCCCGGAAGAAGCTGAGTTAGTGCTTGTTAATAAGCATAACTACCATTATCAGACAACGTGGCTACATCAAGTAGCAGCGGGTACTGTTAATCAGAATCAGGCACGTATGATGATTAGTGATGTTATCAATCCTAACCGCGTTAACCTGATTTATGATGAAGTTGTTGAAGTGAAAAAAGAAGAAAACCGCGTTGTTTTGAAAAACAGTGAAATTACATATGATTACCTGGTGATTTCGCTAGGGTTTGAAACAAACACGTTTGGCATCAAGGGAATGGAGAAGAATGCGTTCTCCATTACGGATATCGAATCAAGCCGTATGATTCGCGAGCATATCGAATATCAATTTGCCAAATACAGTACAGCCGAGAAGCCAAACGAGGACGATTTAGCTATTCTTGTTGGCGGTGGCGGCTTCACCGGTATCGAATTTGTCGGTGAGCTTGCGGAAAAAGTCCCAGAGCTTTGCAAAAAATATGATATCGACCGCAGCAAAGTACGCATTATTAATGTAGAGGCAGCACCACGCATCATGCCTGGATTTGACGACGAGCTTGTCGCCTATGCCAAGCGTTCGCTTGAAGACCGGGGTGTTGAATTCCGGGAAGGTGCCAAAATTAATGAATGTAAGAAGAACAGCTTTGTAATCGGTGATGACAATGAGGAGATTAAAGCCGGCACCATTGTATGGACCGGTGGCGTAACCGGAAGTTCCATCCTCTCCAAATCCGGATTTGAAATTACAAAAGGTAAAGTAACCGTAGATGGTGACATGCGAGCACCAGGCGAAGAGAACATTTTCATCCTTGGTGACTGTGCATGGGTGATGAACGAAGCGGAAGGCAAGCCATTCCCGCCGACTGCACAGGCGGCTATGCAGCATGCTGAAACTTGTTCTGATAACCTAAAAGCCCTGTTGCATCATGAACCAATGAAGAAATTTGTATTTGATGATAAGGGTACGGTGGCCTCACTTGGCGAAACAGACGCCATGGGAACGGTATTCAATGACAATAAGCTGTACGGCAAACCGGCTGTATCGATGAAAAAAGTGGTTGACAACCGTTATCTATTCTTGCTTGGCGGACCAAAACTTATCCTGAAAAAAGGCAAATTACGCATGCTTTAA
- a CDS encoding tetratricopeptide repeat protein, translated as MDILNLDDHFKHDMPTTYRSRLEEVLEEFKRGHYPNVLNKSAELRKEPDLDKELADKLRMVEAICHSEIGEVKSATSIISELFYESDIDHMLLGELAYMCDFKLARRILSTAVKQMEEDEETDRLTLARGYLVLAEAEENLEKYVRAIKYFKKGLSYFQSDDKKDQHMILYLHFKIGMMYSMKNDPEESLAYLGKVIDMAGDNDTGLKINSLVTIAKTYGSKDENEKAYPYLEESLKLLEGSDQEQTLTHAEALTEMAFYHFHKSAFAQAVPYYSKAVAIYEKLPQTSHRKLGMIYMQYAYCLEHMEENDIRQAGNIYEKAVDRLEKIKDRELLENALGDVIAFFDRTGNDKKKRQYENKFVKMTNNASFSS; from the coding sequence ATGGATATACTTAATCTTGATGACCATTTCAAACATGATATGCCGACAACGTACAGAAGCCGGCTTGAGGAAGTGCTCGAAGAATTTAAACGCGGTCACTATCCGAATGTATTGAATAAATCCGCAGAGCTGCGAAAAGAGCCGGATTTGGATAAAGAACTTGCCGATAAGCTGCGTATGGTTGAGGCGATATGCCACTCGGAAATAGGTGAGGTAAAAAGCGCGACTTCTATTATATCGGAGCTGTTTTACGAATCAGACATTGATCATATGCTGCTTGGTGAGCTTGCGTACATGTGTGATTTCAAACTGGCGCGCCGGATTTTGAGTACCGCTGTTAAACAAATGGAAGAAGATGAAGAAACGGACCGTCTCACACTGGCACGAGGGTATTTGGTGCTGGCTGAAGCGGAGGAGAATCTGGAAAAATACGTCAGGGCCATTAAGTATTTTAAAAAAGGGCTTTCCTACTTTCAATCGGATGACAAGAAAGATCAGCATATGATCCTATACTTGCATTTCAAAATTGGCATGATGTATTCCATGAAAAATGACCCGGAAGAATCACTCGCTTATCTCGGCAAGGTCATTGATATGGCTGGGGATAATGATACCGGGCTGAAAATAAACAGTCTAGTCACCATTGCCAAGACATACGGTAGCAAGGATGAAAATGAAAAAGCGTACCCATATTTAGAGGAATCACTGAAACTTTTGGAAGGATCGGACCAAGAACAAACGCTGACCCATGCCGAAGCGTTGACAGAGATGGCTTTTTACCACTTTCATAAATCTGCGTTTGCACAAGCTGTCCCGTACTATAGTAAAGCAGTTGCTATTTATGAGAAATTGCCACAGACGTCCCATCGGAAATTGGGTATGATTTATATGCAATATGCCTACTGCCTGGAACATATGGAAGAAAATGATATTCGTCAGGCGGGGAACATTTATGAAAAAGCGGTGGACAGGTTAGAGAAGATAAAGGACCGTGAATTGTTGGAAAATGCACTAGGTGATGTGATTGCCTTTTTCGACCGCACCGGCAATGACAAGAAAAAACGCCAATATGAAAACAAATTCGTTAAGATGACAAACAATGCGTCATTCTCTTCTTGA
- a CDS encoding spore germination protein: MNKKMSQKKIERDFEKLLSTLKQKDGFINYQLDHNGSVVHLGYLKTSVDPQKLEKYILPRLQEYLYHDLNELKSYIPITKTELTDNADSIQEKLVSGHLFIYMEKSSPSYLLIPIPLDEKRDVGVPEVEFSVVGPKEAFVEDIDTNLNLIRKRLDIPELKVNKLKVGTITKTEVAVMSIEGIADEENVNTAIQRIQDVDIDQVIDSSYIQQVIADNKNSPFPQLLDTERPDRIAAVLAEGKVVIVVDGSPHVLLGPTTLIEFFSAFEDYFLNWMVASAFRLIRLLAVFFSILISPLYVAIITHHFEMIPNTLLGTLVSSRTQVPFPPILEAILLELAIELLREAGARLPTKVGQTIGIVGGIVIGTASVEAGLTSNVLLIVVGVAALGSFTTPVYKMSNTIRLIRFPLLLVAHVYGLLGLAVSIAYVMVHLLLLTSLGRPFMEPIFPFRFKDFKDALIRLPFDKQDKRPYAVRPNKVVRPSGKDKNA; this comes from the coding sequence ATGAATAAAAAAATGTCACAGAAAAAAATAGAACGGGATTTCGAAAAATTATTATCGACATTAAAGCAGAAAGATGGTTTTATCAATTACCAGCTTGACCATAACGGTAGTGTTGTACATCTCGGCTATTTAAAAACATCCGTTGATCCGCAAAAGCTGGAAAAGTATATTCTGCCCCGTTTGCAGGAGTATTTGTACCATGATTTGAACGAGTTGAAAAGTTACATACCAATTACGAAAACCGAATTAACCGATAACGCAGACAGCATACAGGAAAAATTGGTTAGTGGTCATCTATTTATTTATATGGAGAAGAGTAGTCCGTCGTATTTGCTTATTCCTATTCCGCTTGATGAAAAACGGGATGTAGGCGTACCGGAAGTAGAGTTCAGCGTCGTTGGACCGAAAGAAGCATTTGTGGAGGATATCGATACAAATCTGAATTTAATCCGGAAACGCTTGGACATTCCGGAATTAAAGGTCAACAAGCTCAAAGTTGGCACAATCACGAAAACAGAGGTTGCAGTGATGTCCATCGAAGGGATTGCCGATGAGGAAAATGTTAATACGGCGATTCAGCGGATCCAAGACGTTGATATCGACCAAGTGATTGATAGCTCGTATATTCAGCAGGTAATTGCTGATAATAAAAATTCCCCATTTCCACAACTGTTGGATACAGAACGGCCAGACCGGATTGCGGCGGTTTTAGCGGAGGGGAAAGTTGTGATTGTCGTCGATGGATCGCCACATGTACTGCTGGGACCGACAACATTGATTGAATTTTTCTCTGCATTTGAAGACTATTTTTTAAATTGGATGGTGGCATCGGCGTTTCGTTTGATTCGTTTATTAGCTGTATTCTTCTCCATATTGATATCGCCGCTGTATGTTGCGATAATAACTCATCATTTTGAAATGATACCGAATACATTGCTTGGAACCTTAGTTAGTTCCAGAACCCAGGTACCGTTTCCGCCTATTTTGGAGGCAATTTTACTAGAACTGGCGATTGAGCTGTTGCGTGAAGCTGGGGCCAGACTTCCGACAAAGGTTGGTCAGACAATCGGTATCGTCGGTGGTATCGTGATTGGTACTGCCTCGGTTGAAGCGGGACTAACCAGTAACGTATTGCTGATTGTTGTCGGTGTTGCTGCACTTGGTTCCTTTACAACACCGGTATATAAGATGAGTAATACGATTCGTTTAATTCGGTTTCCGTTACTGCTGGTTGCTCATGTCTATGGTTTGCTTGGCTTGGCCGTAAGTATTGCCTATGTCATGGTCCATTTGCTGCTATTAACATCACTGGGAAGACCGTTTATGGAACCAATCTTTCCTTTCCGGTTCAAGGATTTCAAAGATGCACTGATCCGCTTGCCATTTGATAAACAGGATAAGCGTCCATATGCAGTACGCCCGAATAAAGTTGTTCGACCTTCCGGAAAAGACAAAAATGCGTAG
- a CDS encoding DNA-3-methyladenine glycosylase family protein: protein MEILTIRQYDQAVIELGQNDPIMNKLINVIGDLEVTMRPDFFRSLVRSMIGQQISVQAADAIFGRLDVLLDKRITAESVNGATDEQLRAIGLSRRKVTYLRDLAAKVDSDDVSLDQLHDLDNETVIKQLTSIKGIGKWTAEMFLIFSLARMNVLAVDDIGIQRGAKWLYGVDQSERRNLLIEKKPIWSPHLTIASFYLWEIVHLDFERRFASIDDI, encoded by the coding sequence ATGGAAATATTAACAATAAGACAATATGACCAAGCTGTTATTGAACTAGGACAGAACGATCCCATAATGAACAAACTAATCAATGTGATTGGCGATTTAGAAGTAACTATGCGTCCGGACTTTTTCCGTTCACTCGTACGCTCTATGATCGGTCAGCAAATCTCCGTCCAAGCTGCAGATGCCATTTTCGGTCGATTGGACGTACTGCTGGACAAACGCATCACAGCGGAATCAGTCAATGGTGCCACTGATGAGCAATTACGAGCGATTGGCCTGTCAAGAAGAAAGGTGACGTATTTGCGTGACTTGGCTGCGAAAGTGGACAGCGACGATGTTTCCCTTGACCAATTACACGATCTTGACAATGAGACGGTCATCAAACAATTGACAAGCATTAAAGGAATCGGAAAATGGACAGCAGAGATGTTTCTTATTTTCTCACTTGCTAGAATGAATGTACTCGCTGTTGATGACATCGGTATCCAGCGCGGGGCAAAATGGCTGTACGGTGTTGACCAATCAGAGCGGCGAAATCTTTTAATTGAAAAAAAGCCAATATGGAGCCCTCATCTAACGATCGCCTCTTTTTATTTATGGGAAATTGTGCATCTCGACTTTGAACGGAGATTTGCGTCGATTGATGATATTTAA
- a CDS encoding Ger(x)C family spore germination protein, producing MAVKHTIFIIFILISLVANFDLPKKVIDEIHFITAVGYDQAEKDSIRSTIVTPVFTKEGELEDLQYTDTSSTVYGTLVKLNTQSSEQLLNGKIEVALYSKELAAQGLDDYVDYLLRDPSVDANLFPVVVDGKTSNFLQQIKSKKGIGIYLKDLLEHNIQHGNLPTINLKQFDSALQSKTMDAFLPMLGMKKDDAALQKLAFFDDDQFTDSIPIKKAAVFRMLYENVEDGQYGFKKEAYRVSIQNIESVRNIIPAKKNGRTKVTINIQLRGVIREYTGNKQVTSRLRKLEKDMQKDFEKKAETLIKRFQKKGIDPLNIEGHVKARNRSYDPKQFEKAYPELPVSVNVDVSLKETGTKR from the coding sequence ATGGCAGTTAAGCACACAATCTTTATTATCTTCATTCTTATTAGTCTGGTTGCAAATTTCGACCTTCCAAAAAAAGTGATTGACGAGATTCATTTCATTACAGCTGTTGGTTATGACCAGGCTGAAAAAGATTCCATTAGAAGTACCATAGTCACGCCGGTTTTTACAAAGGAAGGGGAATTGGAGGATTTACAGTATACAGATACCAGTTCAACGGTATACGGCACACTTGTCAAACTTAACACACAATCATCCGAGCAGCTGCTAAACGGAAAAATTGAAGTTGCTTTATATAGCAAAGAATTGGCGGCTCAGGGGCTTGATGATTATGTTGATTATCTGTTGCGGGATCCGTCGGTAGATGCCAATTTATTTCCAGTAGTAGTTGACGGGAAAACATCGAATTTTTTGCAGCAGATAAAAAGTAAAAAGGGAATCGGAATTTATTTAAAGGATTTATTGGAACATAATATTCAGCACGGGAACTTGCCAACCATCAATTTAAAACAGTTTGATTCTGCTTTGCAATCCAAAACGATGGATGCGTTTCTGCCAATGTTAGGCATGAAGAAAGATGATGCGGCTTTACAGAAACTGGCCTTCTTTGACGATGATCAATTTACCGACAGCATACCAATAAAGAAAGCAGCCGTTTTCCGAATGCTATATGAAAACGTAGAGGATGGACAGTACGGTTTTAAAAAAGAAGCGTATAGAGTATCTATCCAAAATATTGAGTCCGTAAGAAATATCATCCCGGCGAAGAAGAATGGAAGAACGAAGGTAACGATTAACATTCAGCTTCGCGGCGTGATTAGAGAATATACTGGTAATAAACAAGTGACCAGTCGATTACGCAAGCTTGAAAAAGATATGCAAAAGGACTTCGAGAAAAAGGCTGAAACGCTTATTAAACGGTTTCAGAAGAAAGGCATTGACCCGCTGAACATTGAAGGACACGTGAAAGCCCGCAACCGGAGTTATGATCCAAAACAATTTGAAAAAGCCTACCCGGAGCTCCCGGTCTCTGTTAATGTAGATGTATCTCTTAAAGAAACCGGTACAAAACGCTGA
- a CDS encoding ABC transporter substrate-binding protein, producing the protein MMKKLAIISFLLLIAFLAACGGNNNDEEKTNSNTEDSGEQEQRTVTIEDARGEQTVKGTPENIVALEWSYAENLLALGVQPAGVADLDGFNKWLNIDKEFADSVEDVGTRSEPNLEAIKRQDPDLIIAVKFRHEQYLDQLEKIAPVVMFAPYGDQAIQDHYGNMIDEMKKLAKIVDKKDKGKQAIADLNALIDEQKQRVADAGLEGSPYLATQAFTAQNTPTIRLFTDNSMVGKLMKKFGFDNAYSTEEPEVYGYTEVTLEALQNYQDQADLQFLYIAQDDDNIFETAYKDNPAWKNLSFVKNGNTHRLPGDTWTFGGVLSNQVLAKQLVDAMVKE; encoded by the coding sequence ATGATGAAAAAGTTAGCGATAATTAGTTTCCTATTGCTCATCGCTTTCCTCGCTGCATGCGGTGGCAATAACAACGATGAGGAAAAGACGAACAGCAATACGGAAGATTCCGGTGAACAAGAACAACGGACGGTAACGATTGAAGATGCCAGAGGGGAACAGACCGTTAAAGGCACACCAGAAAATATCGTTGCACTCGAATGGTCATATGCAGAAAATCTGCTTGCTCTTGGCGTGCAGCCGGCCGGGGTGGCTGATTTGGACGGCTTCAATAAATGGTTAAACATTGACAAAGAATTTGCGGACAGTGTGGAAGATGTGGGGACACGGTCGGAACCAAACCTGGAAGCAATCAAGCGCCAGGATCCGGATCTGATTATCGCCGTTAAATTCCGCCATGAACAGTATTTGGATCAACTGGAAAAGATTGCACCGGTCGTCATGTTTGCTCCTTATGGTGATCAAGCGATACAGGATCACTACGGAAACATGATTGACGAAATGAAGAAACTGGCTAAAATAGTTGATAAAAAAGACAAAGGTAAACAGGCGATAGCTGATTTGAATGCCTTGATCGATGAACAGAAGCAGCGTGTGGCCGATGCTGGATTGGAAGGCTCACCGTACCTTGCCACTCAGGCATTTACAGCACAGAATACCCCGACGATCCGCTTGTTCACGGATAATTCTATGGTCGGCAAACTTATGAAAAAATTTGGCTTTGACAATGCCTATTCGACAGAGGAGCCGGAAGTTTACGGCTATACTGAAGTGACCCTTGAAGCGCTGCAAAATTACCAGGATCAAGCAGACTTACAATTCCTGTATATTGCCCAGGATGATGACAATATTTTTGAGACGGCGTACAAAGATAATCCGGCCTGGAAGAATTTAAGCTTTGTTAAGAATGGAAATACACACCGACTACCTGGTGATACATGGACATTCGGTGGCGTCCTTTCCAATCAAGTACTGGCGAAACAGCTTGTTGATGCTATGGTAAAAGAGTGA
- a CDS encoding iron ABC transporter permease, which yields MNSRLRNFMTAVLTFGGGTALLCILVFIHINQGSVSISIGTVIDAIIAPEDNLAHHTVRMLRLPRAVLGIIAGGALAVSGTVLQTVTKNPLSSASTLGIHSGTYFAVVLSTVFFPVVMVGNGIIAAFVGGILTFLIVFVLSGGSKASPVRMVLAGMIVTFLFSSLTSVLQIFYENETAGLFLWGSGTLVQNDWNGVTFSLPIVAVGLLILLVMSFKMDTLTLGDDVAVALGQNVNLVKFISITAAVLLTSVTVSVAGPIGFVGLVAPHIIKLIGYRKHLPLIIASFIWGGNVLLLADVLARVIDPSFSELPVGAITALIGAPWLIYLVLRMKRSTYGDENTSVIAGKASVHAPLKAVIPILIFVIAVTVFVSLASGNYGFEPVLLWNTFFGDANDFMLGLVMDLRLPRALVALISGMVLAVSGLVFQGVLRNPLADPSVIGITSGAGVGALLTMYVFGVSAAWIPVGAMIGSLVFFIAVMVLAIRAQFQPTILALLGIGISAFGSAIIQILVVQADLGVASALTWLSGTTYARGWAELVRFLIWPVLILFPLLMIRIRVLDTLSLGDDTAKGLGLRVMSARFQLALIATLLAAFSVAAVGSIGFIGLIAPHLSRLLVGPANQRLLPVTMLVGGAMLVVADVLSRTLLAPSEIPSGILVAIIGAPYFLWLMRKRA from the coding sequence ATGAATAGTAGACTTCGCAATTTCATGACTGCGGTTCTCACCTTTGGGGGTGGAACCGCGCTTTTATGCATACTTGTATTTATACATATTAATCAGGGAAGTGTATCGATTTCCATTGGCACTGTCATCGATGCGATTATTGCCCCTGAAGATAACTTGGCACACCATACTGTCCGCATGCTTCGTCTGCCGCGGGCGGTGTTGGGGATTATCGCCGGCGGAGCATTGGCCGTTTCCGGTACGGTGCTGCAAACCGTGACCAAAAATCCACTATCCTCAGCAAGCACGCTTGGTATTCATTCCGGAACATACTTTGCGGTTGTACTAAGCACGGTCTTCTTCCCGGTGGTCATGGTCGGGAATGGGATTATCGCTGCATTTGTTGGCGGAATTCTGACGTTTCTCATTGTCTTTGTCTTGTCAGGCGGGAGCAAGGCATCACCTGTACGAATGGTTCTTGCCGGCATGATTGTGACCTTTCTGTTTTCATCGCTAACAAGTGTGCTGCAGATATTCTATGAAAATGAAACGGCCGGCTTATTTTTGTGGGGATCCGGCACGCTTGTCCAAAATGACTGGAACGGTGTTACGTTTTCCTTGCCGATTGTAGCGGTTGGATTGCTCATCCTTTTGGTTATGTCGTTTAAGATGGACACGCTTACGCTTGGCGATGATGTAGCTGTGGCACTCGGGCAAAATGTCAATCTCGTTAAATTTATTTCGATAACTGCTGCTGTTCTGCTCACCTCAGTTACGGTTAGTGTTGCTGGTCCGATAGGTTTTGTCGGACTTGTTGCACCGCACATTATCAAACTGATCGGCTACCGTAAACATTTACCATTAATCATTGCGTCATTTATTTGGGGTGGGAATGTCTTATTACTTGCTGATGTGCTGGCACGAGTGATTGATCCGTCTTTTTCCGAACTGCCTGTCGGTGCAATCACCGCACTTATCGGTGCCCCGTGGCTAATCTATTTAGTGCTGCGCATGAAGCGGTCGACATATGGGGACGAGAACACATCGGTTATTGCCGGAAAAGCTTCAGTACACGCACCGCTTAAGGCTGTGATTCCGATTTTAATCTTCGTGATAGCGGTGACGGTGTTTGTTAGTTTGGCGTCGGGGAATTACGGGTTTGAGCCTGTCTTATTATGGAATACATTTTTCGGGGATGCGAATGATTTCATGCTCGGTCTCGTTATGGATTTGCGCTTGCCTCGTGCACTTGTCGCCTTGATTAGCGGCATGGTGCTCGCTGTCAGTGGACTCGTTTTCCAAGGTGTCTTGCGTAACCCACTGGCAGACCCATCCGTCATTGGCATCACTTCCGGGGCCGGGGTTGGTGCGCTTTTGACCATGTATGTGTTTGGTGTGTCAGCTGCTTGGATACCTGTTGGTGCCATGATTGGTTCGCTTGTCTTTTTCATCGCGGTCATGGTGCTGGCCATCCGGGCACAGTTCCAGCCGACGATTCTGGCGTTACTCGGGATAGGCATTTCCGCGTTCGGGTCAGCCATTATTCAGATTCTTGTTGTACAGGCAGATTTGGGTGTAGCATCTGCACTAACCTGGCTGTCAGGAACCACCTATGCGAGAGGTTGGGCGGAACTTGTCCGTTTCCTGATTTGGCCTGTTCTCATTTTGTTCCCGCTGTTAATGATCAGGATCCGTGTTCTTGATACACTGTCCTTAGGCGATGATACCGCAAAAGGGCTTGGTCTGCGGGTGATGTCCGCCCGATTCCAGCTGGCGTTAATAGCAACCCTCCTGGCAGCATTCAGTGTAGCGGCAGTCGGTTCCATCGGGTTTATTGGTTTAATTGCCCCGCACTTGTCCCGTCTGTTGGTCGGGCCGGCGAACCAGCGTTTGTTGCCGGTGACGATGCTTGTCGGTGGAGCAATGCTGGTCGTTGCCGATGTATTAAGCCGCACACTGCTTGCACCAAGTGAAATTCCGTCCGGCATACTGGTAGCGATTATTGGTGCACCGTACTTTCTCTGGCTGATGCGCAAACGGGCCTAA
- a CDS encoding GerAB/ArcD/ProY family transporter gives MISLKDKVSGSMVFFLITASQVGVGVLGFQSAINKYAEQDAWMSLIVAGGAISVIIWFMYGMLSNNAEGDIAAIHEFTYGKWIGAFFTILFSAYLLLMALVVLRTYIEIIQVWMFPHVKVWALLLLIIPLIYYTTADKFRAVVGVCFLGVVYPLFLILSFLFPLRYARLTNILPVMDHSFMEIMQSSSIAILEFMGLAALMVFYPFIREARHSQKFAHFGNLSTTALYLLICVISYLYYNQSEMENLIWGTLNLWKIIELPFMDRFEYFGIATLFFSILPNVALFVWASARSLNRVFGLAQAKMTGILLFILFITCLVSGGRQGINFLNDIAGTIGLWFLFAYIPVLFFINFIRRKVQKDGS, from the coding sequence ATGATCTCATTAAAAGATAAAGTGTCAGGTTCAATGGTATTCTTTCTCATTACAGCGTCACAGGTAGGCGTTGGCGTTTTAGGTTTTCAAAGCGCCATCAATAAATATGCCGAGCAGGACGCGTGGATGTCGCTAATTGTTGCTGGAGGAGCTATCAGTGTCATTATATGGTTCATGTACGGAATGCTCTCCAATAATGCTGAAGGCGATATTGCTGCCATTCACGAGTTTACGTATGGTAAATGGATCGGTGCTTTTTTTACGATTCTATTTTCTGCTTACTTATTGTTAATGGCATTAGTTGTGCTGCGTACGTATATCGAGATTATCCAAGTATGGATGTTTCCACATGTGAAGGTATGGGCACTGCTTTTGCTAATTATTCCGCTCATTTATTATACCACCGCGGATAAATTTCGAGCGGTTGTCGGTGTATGTTTCCTGGGAGTCGTTTATCCACTTTTTCTCATTTTGTCATTTCTATTTCCACTTAGATATGCACGGCTAACGAATATACTACCGGTTATGGATCATTCGTTTATGGAAATTATGCAATCATCGTCAATAGCGATACTGGAGTTTATGGGGTTGGCGGCATTGATGGTTTTTTACCCGTTTATTCGTGAAGCCAGGCATTCCCAGAAGTTCGCTCATTTCGGGAATCTTTCTACAACCGCTTTATACCTGTTGATTTGTGTTATATCTTATCTTTACTATAATCAGAGCGAAATGGAAAATCTCATTTGGGGAACATTAAACCTCTGGAAAATTATTGAGCTGCCATTCATGGATCGCTTTGAGTATTTCGGTATTGCGACATTGTTTTTTTCAATCCTGCCAAACGTTGCACTGTTCGTATGGGCATCTGCCAGGTCGTTAAACAGAGTATTCGGCCTTGCTCAGGCAAAGATGACCGGCATTTTACTGTTTATTTTGTTTATTACATGTCTTGTTTCCGGTGGACGTCAAGGTATCAACTTCCTAAATGATATAGCCGGAACAATCGGTTTATGGTTTTTGTTCGCATATATACCGGTATTATTTTTCATCAACTTTATTCGCAGGAAGGTGCAGAAGGATGGCAGTTAA
- a CDS encoding VanW family protein: protein MLTVLLSFLLASVPLSVVDDGETVDKFVKEDFELTLVDQLLIDHTKLDIQMEVLNEKIYQEPVDAKLADDGDIIQEQPGVALDRVQFRKQFYDYFYNGHPTELSPPERVVYPRVDSELLSEIREEVIGSYQTSFRPNNKERTRNIEIAAEAIDSHVVFPGESFSFNGVVGKRTKEKGYKRAPVIVRGELTEGIGGGICQVSSTLYNAVDINGIEIVERYSHSRSVPYVPPGRDATVSWHGPDFVFKNKHNRPVLIRASAKRGNMTIQILSSKS, encoded by the coding sequence ATGCTGACCGTTCTCTTGTCTTTTTTATTGGCTTCAGTTCCGTTATCGGTTGTCGATGATGGAGAGACGGTTGACAAATTTGTGAAAGAAGACTTCGAGCTAACCTTAGTCGATCAGTTGCTTATTGATCACACAAAATTGGATATCCAGATGGAAGTGTTAAACGAAAAGATATATCAGGAGCCGGTGGATGCTAAGTTAGCCGATGATGGCGATATTATCCAGGAACAGCCTGGAGTTGCACTAGACCGGGTGCAATTTCGCAAACAGTTTTATGATTATTTTTACAATGGACACCCGACTGAACTAAGCCCTCCCGAACGTGTTGTTTATCCGCGTGTGGACAGTGAACTGCTGTCAGAAATTCGGGAAGAGGTGATCGGAAGTTATCAGACGAGTTTCCGTCCAAATAACAAAGAACGTACACGCAACATTGAAATAGCGGCAGAAGCGATTGACAGCCATGTCGTATTCCCTGGTGAGTCTTTTTCATTTAACGGAGTAGTGGGCAAGCGTACCAAAGAAAAAGGGTATAAACGTGCCCCCGTAATTGTCAGAGGAGAGCTGACCGAGGGGATTGGCGGTGGCATTTGCCAAGTTTCCTCCACCTTGTATAATGCTGTAGACATAAACGGCATTGAAATTGTGGAGAGGTATTCACACAGCCGAAGTGTACCTTATGTCCCTCCTGGGCGGGATGCAACGGTCAGTTGGCATGGACCTGACTTTGTCTTTAAAAACAAACATAATAGGCCGGTTCTCATTCGTGCTTCAGCAAAACGTGGAAATATGACGATTCAGATTTTATCTTCCAAATCATAA